A genomic segment from Candidatus Brocadia sp. encodes:
- a CDS encoding formylglycine-generating enzyme family protein produces the protein MITKKGFMILFILFLGILVVDELTASEEKYPGMVYVPSGEFTMGDNTRYNWSFLLAYNIYDGPEHAVYLDAFYMDKYEVTNEQYKKFVEETGYHRPSCWNDARFNRPNYPVVGVTWEDAAAYAKWAGKRLPTEAEWEKAARGTDKRLWPWGNKFDKEKCTVWESDYREAGLRGTTPVGKYEKGKSPYGCYDMAGNVWEWCADYYDQNYYAVSPSKNPSGSDSGLQRVVRGGGFLYFGHYARCAARYRVPWYAQSPQIGFRCAKTAEE, from the coding sequence TTGATTACGAAAAAAGGTTTCATGATTTTGTTTATATTATTTTTGGGTATTCTTGTTGTTGATGAACTAACAGCTTCTGAAGAGAAGTATCCAGGCATGGTCTATGTACCATCCGGTGAATTCACCATGGGTGATAATACACGCTATAACTGGAGTTTTCTGCTGGCGTATAATATTTATGACGGACCTGAACATGCGGTCTATCTGGATGCCTTTTACATGGATAAATACGAAGTGACTAATGAGCAGTATAAAAAATTCGTTGAAGAGACAGGGTACCATAGGCCAAGTTGCTGGAATGATGCCAGGTTCAATCGGCCAAATTATCCTGTTGTAGGGGTAACCTGGGAGGATGCCGCTGCATACGCAAAATGGGCAGGGAAAAGGTTGCCAACAGAAGCTGAATGGGAAAAAGCGGCACGAGGTACCGACAAGCGTTTATGGCCGTGGGGAAATAAATTTGATAAAGAGAAGTGCACTGTGTGGGAATCAGATTACCGTGAGGCCGGACTTAGGGGGACAACACCGGTGGGGAAATATGAGAAAGGTAAAAGTCCCTATGGGTGTTACGACATGGCGGGAAATGTTTGGGAATGGTGTGCCGACTATTATGACCAAAATTATTATGCTGTATCTCCGTCAAAAAATCCTTCTGGCTCAGATTCTGGCTTGCAAAGGGTTGTCCGCGGCGGCGGCTTCCTTTACTTCGGGCATTATGCACGATGTGCCGCCCGTTATCGGGTGCCATGGTATGCGCAAAGCCCTCAAATCGGATTTCGTTGTGCAAAAACAGCTGAAGAATAA
- a CDS encoding phosphoglycerate dehydrogenase, translating into MQVLIADELPDICIEILEKAGIDALNKPGIKADELKTIMTSCDGIILRSGTKITAPLLEKVDKLKAICRAGVGVDNVDVAAATKKGIVVMNTPEGNITSTAEHTVALLFSLSRFVPQACASVKAGKWERKKFTGIQIAGKTLGIIGLGRVGRQVAKRAVALEMKVVGYDPFISPEMTSQYSIHIAKNLKELLSQADYITIHVPFNSETKNLITQKEFSIMKPGVRIINCARGGILSEEDLYNAIKSGHVAGAALDVFDVEPPTGNKLLELDQVVATPHLGASTEEAQFAVAVEAAEQMADALTGKGFRNAVNLPPYNIEEFNILKPYITLAEKMGSLLIQLAAGGIQSVDIVYTGEITKRNICLVTDSLMVGLLKPALEDGVNLVSAPHLIAERGIKINITTSSGVSDFTSLVSAKIKSANGETTISGTVYGKNEPRLVNVNGYGIEAVLNEHMLILFGKDKPGLIGNIGRVLGDKKINIAHMAFGRKETGGNAITIINVDAAVPQDCIREMERLDHIEAAYLIHL; encoded by the coding sequence ATGCAGGTTTTAATTGCAGATGAACTTCCGGACATATGCATTGAAATACTTGAAAAAGCAGGAATTGATGCCCTGAATAAACCCGGTATAAAAGCGGATGAATTAAAGACTATAATGACAAGCTGCGATGGAATTATATTGCGCAGTGGGACAAAAATTACCGCACCTTTACTGGAAAAAGTAGATAAACTAAAGGCCATTTGCCGGGCTGGCGTTGGGGTTGACAACGTAGATGTAGCGGCAGCCACCAAAAAAGGCATTGTGGTCATGAATACGCCAGAAGGAAATATAACTTCAACTGCCGAACATACCGTAGCATTGCTCTTTTCCCTTTCACGTTTTGTTCCCCAGGCCTGCGCATCAGTCAAGGCTGGTAAATGGGAAAGGAAGAAGTTTACCGGCATTCAAATTGCCGGAAAGACTCTTGGTATCATCGGACTCGGCCGGGTAGGAAGACAGGTTGCAAAACGCGCTGTTGCCTTAGAGATGAAGGTCGTTGGTTATGACCCTTTCATCTCTCCCGAAATGACATCACAATACAGCATACACATTGCAAAAAATCTCAAAGAATTACTCTCTCAAGCCGATTATATTACGATTCATGTCCCTTTTAACAGCGAGACAAAGAATCTTATCACACAAAAGGAATTTTCGATAATGAAACCGGGAGTTCGTATTATCAATTGCGCGCGGGGCGGAATTCTCTCCGAAGAAGATCTCTACAATGCCATAAAGAGTGGCCACGTTGCAGGAGCCGCCCTCGATGTGTTTGATGTAGAACCACCCACAGGTAATAAGCTCCTGGAACTAGACCAAGTTGTCGCAACGCCTCACTTGGGGGCATCTACGGAAGAGGCCCAATTTGCGGTTGCTGTAGAAGCAGCTGAACAAATGGCTGACGCGCTTACGGGAAAGGGGTTTCGAAATGCAGTAAACCTCCCCCCGTATAACATCGAAGAATTTAACATCCTGAAACCCTATATAACATTGGCGGAAAAGATGGGTTCTCTCCTCATCCAACTCGCCGCCGGAGGTATTCAGTCGGTAGATATTGTTTATACAGGAGAAATTACCAAGAGAAATATTTGCCTTGTTACGGACAGCCTCATGGTTGGACTGCTCAAGCCCGCCCTCGAAGACGGTGTCAACCTCGTCAGTGCACCACATCTTATCGCAGAACGAGGTATCAAGATCAATATTACCACCAGCAGTGGTGTGAGCGATTTCACGAGTCTCGTTAGCGCAAAAATAAAAAGCGCTAACGGTGAAACCACCATATCTGGGACGGTTTACGGTAAAAATGAACCACGGCTTGTGAATGTCAACGGATACGGCATCGAGGCAGTACTCAACGAACACATGCTTATTCTCTTTGGTAAGGATAAACCCGGTTTAATTGGAAATATTGGTCGGGTTCTTGGTGACAAAAAGATAAATATTGCCCATATGGCATTTGGCAGGAAGGAGACTGGTGGCAATGCCATTACGATCATAAACGTAGATGCCGCTGTACCGCAAGATTGCATCCGGGAGATGGAACGGCTTGACCACATAGAAGCAGCTTATTTAATACATCTTTAA
- a CDS encoding metallophosphoesterase — protein sequence MSLSLRISNIGKDLLLIYGVIGDVHSNYEALTAVVDELQKERVDKVLCTGDIVGYAAEPIKCIDLIRELNCIVVAGNHDYAAVGKFPAGYFHADARAAILWTAKHLSAECIEFLKNLPLVVELNDITLVHASLNHPEFFDYITTGADAQLNLDILKTQICFYGHSHVPLAIFGESGSIRVDRGCVFDLNNAEKVLINVGSVGQPRDWDIRASYAIYDDEKKVAQIKRTKYNIHDAVNKIYMAGLPEINALRLMG from the coding sequence ATGTCGTTGAGTTTACGCATCTCTAATATTGGAAAGGACTTGTTGTTGATATATGGAGTAATCGGAGACGTACATAGTAACTATGAGGCATTAACGGCAGTTGTTGATGAATTGCAAAAGGAGCGTGTTGACAAGGTATTATGTACAGGAGATATCGTTGGTTATGCTGCCGAACCGATAAAGTGTATAGACTTAATACGTGAATTAAACTGTATCGTTGTGGCGGGAAACCATGACTATGCAGCGGTGGGAAAATTTCCAGCAGGTTATTTCCATGCCGATGCAAGGGCTGCAATTTTGTGGACGGCAAAGCACCTCTCGGCCGAGTGTATAGAATTCTTAAAAAATTTACCTTTGGTTGTAGAGCTAAACGATATTACCCTCGTGCATGCCTCTTTGAATCATCCCGAATTCTTTGATTATATTACGACAGGGGCTGATGCACAACTTAATTTAGATATCTTAAAAACACAGATTTGTTTTTATGGTCACAGCCATGTGCCGTTAGCCATTTTTGGGGAGAGCGGAAGCATCCGTGTGGATAGAGGGTGTGTTTTTGATTTAAATAACGCCGAAAAGGTGCTTATCAATGTGGGGAGTGTAGGTCAGCCGCGAGATTGGGACATCAGGGCGTCTTATGCTATTTATGATGATGAAAAAAAGGTTGCACAAATTAAACGCACTAAATACAATATTCATGATGCCGTAAATAAGATTTATATGGCAGGGTTACCAGAGATAAACGCCTTGCGCCTTATGGGGTAA